One stretch of Candidatus Saccharibacteria bacterium oral taxon 488 DNA includes these proteins:
- a CDS encoding ATP-dependent Clp protease ATP-binding subunit yields the protein MADEGVGMNEVRPEFRYHSLRAQKARFTARFGAVWHVLVVLVAVALGLGGVWLLIKHGPVGWLMIGLVGPLAMLSVWWQGDLKTMAVSARAETIDDVTAADVLGRLSQRPSPKEIALAVGQSRAGQFLGVRLGLTPNFLANIASDDPNNTPAVWQSALRIWRDTNSPKVTGAVLAAAIVEQFPNHDALLANLKIDFRDVLGGIMWYERLKSLIEQFKQKPLHTGGIARDWSFGYTPLLSRFAQNLSLQVSGGTMIAQLDAHQAALDQLMTIFGSNGRQNAALVGLNGAGKSTVVAAFAEMLIDGHKTVPSSLLYRQIFLLDASSLISAAAGRGELEALVTQILNEAFLSKNVILCLDNAQLFFEEGVGSVDLSNLLLPILEAGRLRIILTMDSQRYLQISQRNAQLATVLNTIVIEPSSPEETVRIMRDQLLGLEHRHKVTYMYQAIAEAYRVGERYVQDVAMPGRALKVLEAAAHYASSGLVTAQSVDDAVEKTMGIKIATASTDDEREKLLNLEDLIHQRMINQTRAVSVISDAIRRARAGVRNPDRPIGTFLFLGPTGVGKTELSKALADIYFGGEGNLIRLDLNEFVRAEDVARLIADGANDPMSLTAQVQKRPFSVVLLDEIEKAHPQVLTTLLQLLDEGILRDEKNRDISFRDAIIIATSNAGAERIREYIERGYQLEQFEQTFINELINANLFRPEFLNRFDEIVLFRPLGKEELLQVVDLILAGINRTLAPQKIQVAVEEAGKKLLVDAGYDPRLGARPMRRVVQRAVENTVAKQLLAGSVAPGSTTIITVEQIRAVVGEAANGSSMVSPGPGVPPMSLEQ from the coding sequence GTGGCAGATGAGGGTGTTGGCATGAACGAGGTGCGGCCGGAGTTTCGCTATCACAGCTTGCGGGCGCAAAAGGCGCGGTTCACGGCACGGTTTGGTGCGGTCTGGCATGTCTTGGTGGTGCTCGTCGCTGTTGCATTGGGTCTGGGTGGCGTTTGGCTATTGATCAAGCACGGGCCGGTTGGCTGGTTGATGATTGGTCTGGTGGGGCCATTAGCGATGCTCAGCGTGTGGTGGCAGGGCGATCTCAAGACGATGGCAGTGAGCGCGCGGGCGGAGACGATTGATGATGTGACGGCGGCGGATGTGCTGGGCCGTTTGAGCCAGCGACCGTCGCCGAAAGAAATCGCCCTGGCGGTCGGTCAGTCGCGGGCCGGGCAATTCCTCGGAGTGCGGTTGGGTCTCACGCCGAACTTTTTGGCGAATATCGCCTCGGATGATCCAAATAACACGCCGGCCGTGTGGCAGTCAGCACTGCGAATTTGGCGTGATACCAATAGCCCAAAGGTAACAGGTGCGGTGTTGGCGGCGGCGATTGTTGAACAATTTCCGAATCATGACGCTCTGCTAGCAAATCTAAAAATTGATTTTCGCGATGTATTGGGCGGTATCATGTGGTATGAGCGCCTCAAGTCGTTGATCGAGCAGTTCAAGCAAAAGCCGCTTCACACCGGCGGTATCGCCCGCGACTGGTCGTTTGGCTATACGCCGCTCTTGAGCCGGTTCGCCCAAAACCTTAGCCTGCAGGTATCGGGCGGGACAATGATCGCGCAGCTGGACGCTCATCAGGCGGCGCTGGATCAATTGATGACAATTTTTGGCTCAAATGGCCGGCAAAATGCAGCGCTGGTCGGGCTCAATGGGGCTGGCAAAAGTACGGTCGTGGCGGCGTTCGCCGAGATGCTCATTGATGGACATAAAACCGTGCCGTCGTCGCTGCTCTATCGGCAGATTTTCCTGCTGGATGCCTCGTCGCTGATCTCGGCGGCGGCTGGTCGGGGCGAGCTGGAGGCGCTGGTGACGCAGATCCTCAACGAAGCATTTTTATCAAAGAATGTCATTTTGTGTCTCGATAATGCTCAGCTGTTTTTCGAGGAGGGCGTTGGTTCGGTTGATCTGAGTAATTTGCTGCTACCAATCTTAGAGGCGGGTAGGCTACGAATTATCTTGACCATGGATAGCCAGCGCTACTTGCAGATTTCTCAGCGTAATGCCCAGCTGGCGACGGTGCTCAATACCATCGTTATCGAGCCATCATCGCCGGAGGAGACGGTGCGAATTATGCGCGATCAGCTGCTTGGTCTTGAACATCGCCATAAAGTGACCTACATGTATCAAGCCATCGCTGAAGCCTACCGCGTCGGCGAGCGCTATGTCCAAGACGTGGCGATGCCGGGTCGGGCGCTCAAGGTGCTGGAGGCAGCAGCTCATTATGCGTCGTCCGGGCTGGTGACAGCTCAGTCGGTCGATGATGCGGTCGAAAAAACCATGGGCATCAAGATCGCGACTGCCTCGACTGATGATGAACGAGAGAAGCTCTTGAACCTCGAAGACCTGATCCATCAGCGCATGATCAATCAAACGCGTGCCGTCAGCGTCATCTCTGATGCCATCCGGCGAGCGCGTGCCGGCGTGCGCAACCCTGATCGGCCGATTGGTACGTTTCTGTTCCTTGGTCCGACTGGAGTTGGTAAAACTGAGCTGTCCAAAGCGCTGGCGGATATCTATTTTGGCGGCGAGGGCAATCTCATTCGGCTGGATCTCAATGAGTTTGTGCGGGCCGAGGACGTGGCGCGGCTGATCGCTGATGGGGCGAATGATCCGATGAGCCTGACTGCCCAGGTACAGAAGCGGCCGTTTTCGGTGGTGTTGCTCGACGAAATTGAGAAGGCGCATCCGCAGGTGCTCACGACGCTTTTGCAGTTACTAGACGAGGGAATTTTACGTGACGAGAAGAACCGCGATATTAGTTTTCGTGACGCCATTATTATCGCCACATCGAATGCTGGGGCCGAGAGAATTCGCGAATATATCGAGCGTGGCTACCAACTGGAGCAGTTTGAGCAAACATTTATCAACGAGCTGATTAATGCCAATCTGTTTCGTCCGGAGTTTCTCAACCGGTTTGATGAAATCGTGCTATTTCGTCCCTTGGGCAAAGAAGAGCTGCTGCAGGTCGTTGATCTCATCTTGGCTGGTATCAATCGAACGCTGGCGCCACAAAAAATCCAAGTTGCTGTCGAAGAGGCGGGCAAAAAATTATTGGTTGATGCTGGCTATGACCCGCGCCTCGGCGCTCGTCCGATGCGCCGCGTGGTGCAACGAGCTGTCGAGAATACCGTCGCCAAACAATTGTTGGCTGGCTCTGTCGCGCCGGGCTCAACGACGATTATCACGGTGGAGCAGATACGGGCGGTGGTCGGCGAGGCGGCTAATGGTAGCAGTATGGTGTCCCCAGGCCCGGGCGTGCCGCCGATGTCGCTTGAACAGTAG
- a CDS encoding prepilin-type N-terminal cleavage/methylation domain-containing protein, whose protein sequence is MHISEYDGGMKGRGFTLVELIIAIAVMAILLVLATLSFRNYQAAARDKEREADVLALQNYLESVYPREIRDSAGNVIKPAGGYPAYVSGASGAGKMTAAQFAAAFDELGGAAKTGPLDRERLISAINGTFGVNPITNISQLLAKKDDYENTKITNYPNGAYIYVAGAKDGVCDEAGAACRRYTIFYHLETKEPGKWQVLNSKRL, encoded by the coding sequence ATGCATATTTCCGAGTATGATGGGGGTATGAAGGGACGGGGGTTTACGCTAGTCGAGCTGATCATTGCTATTGCCGTCATGGCGATTCTATTGGTGCTCGCGACATTAAGTTTTCGTAATTATCAGGCGGCGGCACGCGATAAGGAGCGTGAGGCCGATGTGCTAGCCTTGCAGAACTATCTCGAGAGCGTCTATCCACGGGAAATTCGTGACAGTGCCGGTAACGTCATCAAGCCTGCCGGCGGCTATCCGGCGTACGTTTCTGGTGCTAGTGGCGCTGGCAAGATGACTGCGGCGCAGTTTGCGGCAGCATTTGACGAACTGGGTGGTGCCGCCAAGACCGGCCCACTGGATCGAGAACGCCTCATTTCGGCGATTAACGGTACATTCGGGGTCAATCCAATAACTAATATTAGTCAACTGCTTGCCAAAAAAGACGATTACGAAAACACCAAGATCACGAACTATCCAAATGGTGCGTACATTTACGTTGCCGGCGCTAAGGATGGTGTATGTGATGAGGCGGGCGCAGCCTGTCGGCGCTATACGATTTTTTATCATTTAGAAACGAAGGAGCCGGGTAAATGGCAAGTACTCAACAGCAAACGCCTCTAA
- the murB gene encoding UDP-N-acetylmuramate dehydrogenase: protein MEIRTEIPLQQYTTMRLGGTARFMASATSVNEVRELYKSAKVQGIPIFVLGGGSNVIARDEGFEGAVLLNRIKGFAVLTDDGQTATIKVGAGEIWDEVVKRTVAMGLSGIEAMSAIPGTAGAAPVQNVGAYGQEVADVLTELEAYDSLTDRVVTLGAAECGFSYRHSIFRGEASGRYCILSITIKLHHAAPKPPFYAGLQRYLTNMNITTFTPQVIRDAVMAIRFDKLPNPTKRPNAGSFFKNALIESWQLDELRERYPDAPSYDMPDGRHKVPTGWLIEQAGLKGALLHGMRVHDKNALVLINESATSYHDLAAARNAIIQAVYDKFHIQIQQEPLEI, encoded by the coding sequence ATGGAGATACGAACAGAGATTCCGTTGCAACAATATACGACGATGCGCCTCGGCGGCACAGCACGCTTTATGGCATCGGCGACGTCGGTGAATGAGGTTAGGGAGCTATATAAAAGTGCCAAGGTGCAGGGCATACCGATCTTTGTCCTCGGCGGCGGCAGTAATGTCATCGCTCGCGATGAAGGGTTTGAGGGGGCGGTGTTGCTCAATCGGATCAAGGGATTTGCAGTGCTGACTGATGATGGCCAGACAGCAACGATCAAGGTTGGTGCGGGTGAAATATGGGACGAGGTGGTTAAGCGCACAGTTGCCATGGGCCTGAGCGGCATTGAGGCGATGTCGGCCATCCCTGGTACAGCCGGCGCCGCGCCGGTGCAGAATGTCGGGGCGTATGGCCAGGAAGTTGCTGATGTGCTCACCGAGCTAGAGGCGTACGATTCGCTGACCGACCGAGTGGTAACCCTAGGCGCGGCGGAGTGCGGGTTTTCATATCGGCACAGTATTTTTCGCGGTGAAGCGAGCGGCCGCTACTGCATTCTCTCGATTACCATCAAGCTCCATCACGCAGCGCCAAAACCGCCGTTCTATGCCGGCTTACAGCGGTATTTGACCAACATGAACATCACGACCTTTACGCCGCAGGTGATCCGTGACGCGGTGATGGCGATTCGGTTTGATAAGCTACCCAATCCGACCAAGCGACCCAATGCTGGTTCATTCTTCAAGAACGCGCTGATCGAATCATGGCAGCTCGATGAACTTCGTGAACGGTATCCGGATGCGCCGTCCTATGACATGCCGGACGGCCGACACAAGGTGCCGACGGGCTGGCTGATTGAACAGGCTGGACTCAAGGGGGCACTGCTACACGGCATGCGGGTGCACGACAAGAATGCGCTGGTATTGATCAATGAGTCGGCGACTAGCTACCACGATCTGGCGGCAGCACGTAACGCCATTATCCAGGCAGTCTACGACAAATTCCACATCCAGATCCAGCAAGAACCGTTGGAAATTTGA
- a CDS encoding prepilin-type N-terminal cleavage/methylation domain-containing protein has product MASTQQQTPLRHKGHKNGFTVIELMITLIIAGIFLMSGYQLYGAVLARNTEARRTSEAANLGYGILRERGLYKTVSEVCGSGAVKTEHVTPPTTPTLPDPVRARVEYCKVPNSIAVIRVAVIITYGTPAQEVVHATYISG; this is encoded by the coding sequence ATGGCAAGTACTCAACAGCAAACGCCTCTAAGGCATAAAGGTCATAAAAACGGCTTTACCGTCATTGAATTGATGATCACCTTGATTATTGCCGGGATCTTTTTAATGAGTGGCTACCAGTTGTACGGGGCGGTATTGGCACGTAATACCGAGGCTCGCCGCACCTCAGAAGCTGCCAATCTCGGCTACGGCATCCTACGTGAACGTGGCTTGTATAAAACAGTATCTGAGGTTTGTGGCAGCGGTGCGGTCAAGACTGAACACGTGACACCACCGACCACGCCAACATTGCCGGATCCAGTACGTGCTCGAGTCGAATATTGTAAAGTACCAAATAGCATCGCGGTCATTCGTGTTGCGGTAATTATTACTTATGGAACGCCAGCGCAGGAGGTGGTGCATGCGACGTATATTTCGGGCTAA